cattttctaccgcttgtctggaAACAACATTGTCCAGactgatataaacatgtccactgtagaggacactgcttccCATAATGTAAAAGTTGAAGGACACTAAAGTGTACATTATTGTTTTATACTTGTTACACTGTGGATGTTTACTGTAAGTTATTATTTTAGATATTTCCTTAAAACAGTGGATGTTcctaaataattatttgcacTCAGAAATACTTGTTTGTAGTAGAAAATATGATTAGAAATTTTTAAGCATTATGTCTGTGTTCACTTACAGTAAGCGTGTTTAtcttaaacattcctgccacttcattttacacagtaTGGCATTTTTACCatggtccatggttcttgcccggaaaaaggTAGAGTGCcatcaacactaaattggccgtagtgtttgagtgtgagtgtgaatgttgtctgtctatatgtgttggccctgtgatgaggtggcgtcttgtccagggtgtaccccgtcttccgcccgaatgcagctgagataggctccagcaccccccgcgaccccaaaaagggacacgcggtagaaaatggattgatggatggagtagatcctgccccaagtgggggagttcaagtacctcggagtcttgttcacaaagtGAAGGaatagtggattgtgagatcgacaggcggatcggtgcggcgtctgcagtgatgcggaccctgatCGATCCGTCGCGGtgaggaaggagctgagccagaaggcatagCTCGCAATTTACCTGCGATCTACGTTTTCCTATccacacctatggtcatgagctttgggttatgaccgaccggtagcagggctctcccttagagataggattcGAAGCTATGGGGAGATGTTTAGGGCGCGTCCGACCGGTCGGAGGCCGAGGGGAAGAACCAGGACATGGTGTCGAGAATATGTctctcagctggcctgggaacgccttgggatcccccgggaagagttggacgaagtagctggggagatgaaagtctgggcttctctaattAGGCTGCTTCCCTCACGACCCAacttcggataaacggaagaagatggatgcataTTCCGTAATATTATCATACCATGGccatcgtaccgtgagattttgataccgttacatccctagtaaatTGCCTCCTATTCCTGGACTACTCTTAAACACCAGGGGGCAAACCGTGACGCAAATttaagattaaaggggaacattatcaacagacctatgtaagcgtcaatatataccttgatgttgcagaaaaaagaccatatatttttttaaccgatttctgaactctaaatgggtgaattttggcgaattaaacacctttctattattcgctctcggagcgatgacgtcacaacgtgacgtcacatcgggaagcaatccgccattttctcaaacacattacaaacacagagtcaaatcagctctgttattttctgttttttcgactgttttccgtaccttggagacatcatgcctcgtcggtgtgttgtcggagggtgtaacaatacgaacagggacggattcaagttgcaccagtggcccaaagatgcgaaagtggcaagaaattggacgtttgttccgcacactttaccgacgaaagctatgctacgacagagatggcaagaatgtgtggatatcctgcgacactcaaagcagatgcatttccaactggactggacagatcagctttcaggaaaagagagcggatgagggtatgtctacagaatatattaattgatgaaaactgggctgtctgcactctcaaagtgcatgttgttgccaaatgtatttcatatgctgtaaacctagtccatagttgttagtttcctttaatgccaaacaaacacataccaatcgtttgttagaaggcgatcgccaaattcgtcctcgctttctcccgtgtcgctggctgtcgtgtcgttttcgtcggtttcgcttgcatacggttcaaaccgatttggctcaatagctttagtttcttcttgaatttcgttttcgctacctgcctccacacgacaaccatccgtttcaatacatgcgtaatctgttgaatcacttaagccgctgaaatccgagtctgaatccgagctaatgtcgctataccttgctgttctatgcgccatgtttgtttgtattggtcacaggaaaatggacgggtgtatataacgatggttaaaatcaggcactttgaagctttttttagggatattgcgtaatgggtaaacatttttaaaaaacttcgaaaaataaaataagccactgggaactgatttttaatggttttaacccttctgaaattgtgataatgttcccctttaaaaaaaacaaactcagaTAGCTTATTGTAttcaatgaaaataaaaagtGCAGGTTGAATTTGAGAAGTAGTGCAAAATAACTGTGTGAATGTTAATGATCATTTCAGGAACAATAAGGTTTTTTCCACAAACAAAACTTGTCTGTTGAGGTTTTCTGCACATGCTATATCTGAGTAGTTGAATCAGAGCAAATACATAAACAAAAAGTGTGATTGAAAAAATAtttacttggaaaaaaatattttttccttctgaTTAAGTTCGTAGGCAAATTTAATCTCCCGTCTGGACCAATAATTCAGTCACATAGTCAAACTCGTATTGTGGGCGGAATTCCCCCAGAATTCCCCCACGCAATACAACATGAGCTATAGTGACACTGTCTCTCGCCAGGTGCATTTACAAGATATGAACAAAGCAAGTgctccttttaaaggggaactgcactttttttggaatattgcctatctatggcgtcacattagtgccaaaatccgagcgcataaaaactgttatcgtgcACTGATTCtgcacttcgtgcgcgcgcgcaaaagggtgtcgcgcgcgcgcacgaaggtgcctttttgcgtgcgcggtgcctttctgggcgcgcgccgtctcggtctgtgcgctctctgtgtactcctggcatctctcctcgcgctgtcatgtttctttttggcactttgggggcgggtatgcttagacgtcccctcctttctgatacgtcccctcctttctgattggctctgagcatttttcaaatgaccaataattctccagcgtagcaacgttgtagccatcttacctcggacagctagccttaatcattacattgatgtcaatggtacatgtactaattaaattaccataacttgctcgattttcgaccaatttacaaacgttttgccttgttacaaatcttattacatgtagatatgacataggatgctgtacctgttgaaattacctctttcgctttaaaaaaaaaagacataattgtgcaacatagttgtgtagggtcagtgttagtcagttctctgattattttaaactgtttcagaatacattattaaaagctattcttaacattttaaaaacaaaattcaaagattatttcattaattttatggctgaatcaaaagaaattccataaattagaaaacaaatgttcaagaagaagtgaaaatataaaataatgttatggttggatgttattgctggtggaccagttctggctgaaagatgtgattatggtgtttgttgtcttattatttatttgggtcacattttgtattaccctgtattgtgtttatgtggtatgaaataaccttcatcagcgcgcaacatttttttatccacttcttcctccgtaaatcttgatacatattgacgatgacccgccgtgctatacttctgattggctctgagcatttttcggctgaccaatcagaaagaaggggccgccgtctaagcatacccgcccccaaagtgccaaaacgaaacatgacagcgcacagaccgagacggcgcgcacgcagaaaggcaccgcgcgcgcacagaaaggcaccgcgcgcgcaaaagggtgtcgcgcgcgcgcacgaagtggagaatcagcgcgcgataacagtttttatgctcttggatttttggcactaatgtgacgccatacctatcgttcacaatcattatgagatacacgaagacaacatttttttttttttgcattctaacatgtataaATCATCTCGtttttggtggctagcaatgcagctaattggaGTAATCAAgtttacctctaaatcactttaaaattgcattcaaaaactgtcaacaatacttcatttacgttctgtaacctgtataataaccaagctgtagcaacattgttattgtaagagtgaacactaaGGAACtctttagccgcaccagactataagccgcatatatatacgttgtgaaatgagttatttacacagaaataatttgtaaatgtttttttacataccctaattgtttccaaacggtgtctgtaacacggcaataaaaaggctgatcaaacaaaacagcagTCATCGTCATGTCATCAAATACTGagaaactctttttctagcgtattaacacatcggcatgctacggtattagccgtaaaagtaataatctagcttctacgtcaacacgaaacgcgtttgacattgtaatgcacaacacaatgcggtaGGACACAAATTTGtagtgactgaaaaacatgaacaatcatattacagtatctatatctatatctatatttcatgttttatttgtacacagctagccatgtgtatataaaacatattacatattgttatgaaggtgtctgttactacattatatatgtatacttgcagtgtgtatataaaacatattacatattgttatgaagatgtctgttactacattatatatatatttgcattgtgtatattgtacatattacatattgttatgaaggtgtatgttactacattatatatatatatacttgcagtgtgtgtattgtacagattacatatttttttgaaggtgtatgttactacataatatatatatacttgcagtgtgtatattgtacatattacatattgatatgaaggtgtctgttactacattaaatatatacttgcagtggttatattgtacatattacatatttttatgaagatgtctgttactacattatatatatacttgtgtgtatataaaatgttgatggagagttttgaagttgttttagagactttgaaggctacaacagtgactcccattagccgcatcgttCAAGCATTTTtttatagggttagggtttttcaaccccccccccccccccccccccccaaaaaattgtgttcttgtttctcataatgattgtgaacgatccaAAAAAAAgtggttcccctttaaagctgttGTCTTTCAACTTCTCTGCTAGTGCTGGCCATAATTTTATCTTTTGTGCTCCAGTTACAACAATTTCAGCGGGCAGGCACAACAGTGATTGGACATTTGGGAACAattgttgtagctgagataggctccagcgccccccgcgaccccaaagggaataagcggtagaaaatggatggatggatgttttgaaaTATGAACATGTGAGGTCGACCAGTATCTCGCAATGAATTATGTGACTTCAGAGTTACATGCTTGCTTTCAACGTCAACCTTTGGTGTTTGGAGTTGAGGTAAAATCCAATATTCATAGCTCTACAACTAACATCATCTTTTTAGATTACACTGTTGCTTGCTCTGCTGCATTATACAAATGCTCACCCAAACACAACTGTTTTCTCCCAGTTGTGTTTGGGGAAAGTGACATCGGTGCACAAACCCAAGTATTGATCGTCCCTCCCGGCCCCCTCTGACTCTCTCGACTGAGCAACACTATGAGTCATTGTTCCTTGATGTGTGTCTCAAGCAGAGTATTGCATAACCCCTGGCATCACTCTCATGAATCACCACTTTGAGAAAATAGTTGCTCTCAAACAAGGCTCACATGTCTGTGCACATGCTTGACAATATTGTGTGGCAGAGTTACGTCTGAGAGAggagaaaatatatacaaaaatgggCCCTTTTCTTCCAATTTGCAGCTTGCATCATCATATGAAAGCGAATCTTAAGGTTCCCCTTTTTCCAGGTGGTTCTGCTGAGTTTAGCCCCGCCCACACAGAACCTTATGTCCACAGAGAAGGCAATTGGTTGCAGGAAGTTTATATAATCACTGTACATGGTTATGTAAGACTTGCACGCTGCTCTGCACACTCCTGCTCTGTCTGAGGGGGTGGCTATAGTAAAATGGTTTGTGGATCAGTGGAACATGTTGGTAGCTTGGTGTACTTTCTGATAATGCTGTcttgacacacacatacacacagactgGTCTGGCCTTTGACCACAATGTTATTATGTGTCTGTGCTGATTGTGTtctaaataactgttattatagAGCACATACAGAATATATTTCCACTGTATATTATGGCTGAAAGATTGTATGTTTGGCTGAAAAAATATGCTCGATAGAGCCATTACAATTTAActgtcttaaaggggacctaagatgattttaatctactttCAACatgcttccttgtggtctatattaGTGTTGGCctgcaaaaaaatatgtttttcagctgtggtccgtatgggccgctgcGGTActaagttgtaatacacttttccactacttgtggcagtaatgacaatgtcaatCAAACAGAAGAAaattggagctaaagtcatagaggtttcttaagcgcaaaaattataactaaaactggtgaagctggattttcatttgcactcacagtttatttaagaaacatatatattattattattttcgttagaatctatatattttagcactgtgtaatcgtatgtaaatgtattttttatcagtttttctGAATCCCTTCttttgcaatatatttatttttgtaatcagcctgacctaagccttgataataattttttggattaacacatgctttcattcgTTTGATAAAGTTTATCCTGTTATACTGTAAGTAGTTTAGATATATTGAATACTATTAAAATTAAGAGTAATATTACCTATTTAGTGTTTATATATGAAAAGAACGGGGTGAATCATCTTGTCCTTCATTAGGTATCTTTGACCCATTTGGCCCGTTAGCATCACATAGTGCAAGCCTGGCCTACCCGCGACTCCcgacattaagtacacctgcccACTCTCTGATCGATGCACGTAGGTGTTTTGCACTAGGAGTGCTGAATAAACGATTATTtatccgattctaaatcgattactAGTTTTCAAgactctatttaaaaaataaaattaaaaattaaatctataaaaatatattaaggatgtaacgataaacgataGTAATGATAACCGCAGTAAAACTCATGCTGGCTAGTATaaccattttaaattaaaatgattggaaaaccgtgattgatacccTCACGGGCTGACTAGCGATAGATGGTTAGCTAGCTTAAATGATAACATGAACGCAATAgacatcaaaaataaaaaaatatacaaacttgtataaacacatcactgtctgagtaactaagacattcaattgtgtacattgaaccaACAGGCTGTGCTGTCTGAGTATATATACACGGAGAAATACGACACAGGCGGATGTTTTTCATAATAACTTCATGAACACAGATGGCGGTGTCTACAACAGGAAGTAGAGTCGCGTGATGTCATACAAACCAGAAATGAAGCCAAGTGAACACTCGCTCTACTCATAGCAATACCATTTTACTCATCTTTATCAATAAAAAGttacagcatttaaaaaaaataaaatggtagATAAACATTAGTGTTTATCTTCCATTACTGCTCAATATTGTTTTTGAAAAACTAGAACAATATTTCATGTTTCTTTTCTATAGAAAGTATATTTGTCTATTAATTTTAGttagtttttaaaaatacatCTTTGTTGAAAGTtttcagtgtgtatataagtgCTTTTTGAgcccattcaacaataccgcgataataataattgtaatcatTTTGCTCCcattaaccgtgatatgaaatttccACATCCCTACATAcctaataaatatatgttttatgtatttattttaaaatcttcAAAATTTCAAGAATCTATTTTgttttttaagaatacatttttcaataGATGTTTTTTAGGCCATTCTTGCACTTACTTTGCTGATGTCATACTTCGGCAGCCAAGATAAACTCTTGTAACTTGTTTTGTAAAGGTTATCATATCATTTTGTTATGGACAAATGAACACGGAAGTATTCATATTATGACAGGAGAGCAGGTGGGAGGGCACGAAACAAGAAGGAACAACACAAAGGTTCTGAGGTAGTCAGCAACGGGAGAAGAGGCTCGTCAACAGCATGTTTTAGAATGACCACAAATGTGCATCtatcaatctgtgacgtcacaaaCTGTTCATCGTTAAAACAAATACTCCGAAACACAGCATTCAGAAGGGCATCCAAAAGGGTTAAGGTGTCGCCTTGGCATCGTTTAACACGAGTATCTGACATTTCAACAACATTATAATTCAGGAAAGTGAAAAATCTTCCTAAGTCCCCCCTAAGTGCATGTGGACATTTGATTGTTTGTGTCCCAAGCAACTGATCAAGTGGTGTTTTACGATTAGGTGGTGGATATAATGCGTGTAAATGTGGACAAAGTGCTGGAACGGGACCAGAAATTGTCTGAACTGGACGACCGAGCAGATGCACTCCAGGCTGGAGCTTCCCAGTTTGAGACCAGTGCTGCCAAGCTCAAAAGGAAATACTGGTGGAAGAACTGCAAGGTACCAGAACACACGATTTAAATTAAATGTCACATTGTTACCTCCGCTTAACATTAGcagtacatctttttttttttttcagctggCCAACTGTATACACTGTATTACATGAAGTAATGTTGCTCTGTCCACTTCAGATGTGGGCCATCCTGATCGCTGTCCTGCTGATCATCGTGATCATCATTATCAGTaagtaacatgtaaacaaacgctgTTGATGTATGTGACTTTGTTTGCATTTTTCCATGAACTCAGCTTGAGGGTGATGTCTGTCCTTAGGCTCATAGCACGCTTAGTCAGCATGTTGCTAATGGCAGCACGTCTTACGActtgttttagtttttgtttatttattggaTGGGACATAAAATCAAAGATAGGAAAAACTGGCAAAAACCATGACAGATTGTATGAAAATGTCACATAATTTCCatcaaatcttagctgacataaTGTGCTTCCATATCTAATAGATACAGTGCTTTATGTtgcaatcaaatattttcattgtTCATTGTTCTGTGTGCGTTCTATGAACAAATAAACACCTAGCAACCCACACGCTTTTAATAAcaagaaaagcgctgtacaagtataacccatttattctgTAGTCAATCAATAGTATATTTTCTTCACCAACAAACTACTTTACTACGCACAATGTTTGGccctacaataataatatataatgtgtgtgtgtgcgtgcatgcgtgcgtgcgtgtatgtatatatatatatatatatatatatatatatatatatatatatatatatatatatatatatacagttgtgctcataagtttacataccctgggagaatttaggatttcttggccattcttcagagaatatgaatgataacacaaaaacctttcttccgctcatgcttaatggttgtgtaaagctatttattggcaaacaactgtttactctttttaaatcaaaatgacaaaaaaagtacccaaatgaccctaatCAAAAGTttccataccccagtgactttgatctgataacatgcacaaaagttgacacaaacaggtttgaatggctaatcaaggttccaatcctcacctgtgacctgtttgtttgtaattaatgtgtgtgtataaaaggtcagtgagtttctgggcttctgacagaccattgcatctttcatccagtgctgcacagatgtttctggattctgagtcatggggaaggcataagaattgtcaaaggatctgcgagaaaaggtaattgaactgcataaaacaggaaaggggtataaaagatatccaaggaattgagtatgccaatcagcagtgttcaaacgctgattaagaagtggaaaatgagggattcaggtagaccagcaaagatttaagccacaaccgccaggaaaattgttcgagatgcaaagaaaaatccacaaataacttcagctgaaatacaggactctctgaaaaattgtggtgtggctgtttcaagatgcacaataaggaggcacttgaagaaaaatgggctgcatggtcgattggccaaaaagttacattttggtctcatcactccaaattactgtgTTCCataagttttgaggcttgtctctgtgctgtttggcgtaatgtaagcgggatgctttgtgacatttgcgcagataTGGCTTTCTTCTGGTGACCCAacaatgcagcccatttttcttcaagtgcctccttaatgtgcatcttgaaacagccacaccacaatttttcagagagtcctgtatttcagctgaagttatttgtggatttttctttgcatctcgaacaattttcctggcagttgtggctgaaatctttgctggtctacctgaatccctcattttccacttcttaatcagcgtttgaacactgctgattggcattctcaattccttggatattatacccctttcctgttttatgcagttcaattaccttttctcgcagatcctttgacaattcttttgccttccccatgactcagaatccagaaacatatgtgcagcactggatgaaagatgcaatggtctgtcagaagcccagaaactcactgaccttttgtacacaaacattaattacaaacaaacaggtcacaggtgaggattggaaccttgattagccattcaaacttgtttgtgtcaacttttgtgcatgttatcagatcaaagtaaCTGGGGTAtggaaacttttgatcagggtcatttgggtactttcttttgtcattttgatttaaaaagagtaaacacagttgtttgccaataaatagcttcacacaaccattaagcatgagtggaagaaaggtttttgtgttatcattcatattctctgaagaatggccaagaaatcataaattctcccagggtatgtaaacttatgagcacaactgtgtatatatatatacatatatatatatatatatatatatgtatatatatatatatatatatatatatatatatatatatatatatatatatatatatatataccgtattttccgcaccataaggcgccctgggttataagccgcgccttcaatgaacggcatatttcaaaactttgtccacctataagccgccccgtgttgtaagccgcatctaactgcgctaaaggaatgtcaaaaaaacagtcaaataggtcagtcaaactttaataatatattagaaccagcgtgatgtgggcgcgcatggaatcgtatatcaacatggacggagctgcgtgaaaaaagccacccggcctcttcgcgtaaacttaaacttaccttaaccactcgctcatcttttcttcatccatcccttcgagttagcttttatgatgacgccggctggaaaggtctcttttggcaaggtcttccttttgaatatcaccatgggtggaagtttctggccattagcatggcaagctagaaccacagtgaaggatgacttctcattccctgtggtgcgaatattcaccgtacgtgctcccgttgtatccacagtgcggttcacaggaatatcaaaagtcagtggaacctcgtccatgttgataatgttctctggccggatctttttttcagctatcttgtttttacaatatgcacggaaagtagccagcttttcttgaaagtctttaggcagttgctgtgaaatagtaatccgtgtgcggatggagagattgcgtcttttcatgaaccggatccctgtcgcttagtaggagccattttgtggtctttacagatgtaaacacacaaaggaagtgaaacgtacggtaatatccgcgcgctttttcttcttctacgcgggcgggtggttgcttacagtagaagaagaagcgcttcctgttctatgggggcgggtgcttaccttggcggttgcttgcgtagaagaagaagcacttcctcttctacggggaaaaaagatggcggctgtttaccgtagttgcgagaccgaaactttatgaaaatgaatcttaatattaatccatatataaagcgcaccgggttaaaagccgcactgtcagcttttgagtaaatttgtggtttt
This sequence is a window from Nerophis lumbriciformis linkage group LG23, RoL_Nlum_v2.1, whole genome shotgun sequence. Protein-coding genes within it:
- the vamp3 gene encoding vesicle-associated membrane protein 3, producing the protein MSGSVPEGAGGAPSNKRLHQTQAQVDEVVDIMRVNVDKVLERDQKLSELDDRADALQAGASQFETSAAKLKRKYWWKNCKMWAILIAVLLIIVIIIIIWSRS